A stretch of DNA from Tubulanus polymorphus chromosome 6, tnTubPoly1.2, whole genome shotgun sequence:
aaaagaagaatcTTGTATTTACACGACAGATGATGACTTTGGGTGAATACTAGCGCATACCTAGGTATGACCAGCGCTACAGACCTTTTTAAATTAGAGTCATTataagataagatatttaTGATACGGTCTCCGTTCCTTTCCGTGCCTCTCCGTTCCTCGAAGTGTCATAAGCCCATTTTAATGACATGATATTCAGAGAAGAATCCCTTTGAATACGTGCAACTGAGCGTACATTCATACAAATGATtcattataataaaacattatcCAATCTCCAATTCCTAGGGAGCTGATTTGATGAAAAAGAGCCTCGTTATTACGTGATGTTTTCGCGAAAAAGGGGGCTAAtgataattattgaaaaccatttgaaaactgCCTTAATGCACAAATAGGCCCAACTGCCAGGGCCTTAAAAGTCAATACAAGAACTTTAACCGACAACCAGTGTAAAGAACGACAATCTTGGCAaattgacccaatttttcttggGCTGCTGGGCCCTGATGGGAAACATACAAATAGTATATAATCCATCATTAAAATGCTCTGCGAAACTTCGCCAAATGATTGGAATCCGTCTAAGGACAAATGagcgaaaagtgaacacaaacAGCCTGCTGAGAATGAAGTCTCGATTAGGCTCAATATCTGACGAAAGACCGGGTTGACTGTAAATTCAAACTAACACTTAAACCGTCAAATAAAAATACCTTTTAACTCGGATAAAGACCAGTCAATACCACACTGTTAACTCAGACTGAAGGTTATCcttttttaaatttggatCTTTTTCAGACTCGGTGATATCTAAGTTGTCGGACGTATCGTGAAAACTGCCTTGattgaaagaaagaaaaacattttttgttttttgttgaaaaaaatcttCGTTCATTTTTACTGAATCATTTATCGCTTCAACTGAAATAAGAATGTTCACGTCTACTGAGTTCAGTGTTCACAGGCTGCGGAACGTTTGAAAACACCGAAAAGCGCAATATGAAGATCGACAGTTCCTTTTAATTATTTGTAGTAAAAACGAATGAAATCTATGTCGACGACACTTTTTTTGAAAGTCTTTCTCCTATCGCTCCGATTTACGGGAACATAAGCGAGGACTCCGGAGTCATTGATCGCTAAGTTTGTTGAACTAGCACTCCTTGAGTCGTCGATTTCGCCTTGTCTTCGCCGTGTTTCTTATCGACGTCGTCCTCTTCGCCCCGGACCCGGATGTTGTATTTCTCGCGGTAGTCGTTCAACTCTTTGCCTTTGGCTTCCAGTTGTTTCGTCAAATTCGTAACTAACATTCCGATCTGCGGGGGAAAAAGAATGATTACGATTTCATCAATCGATCGCCATTAAAAcgaggacatcaactactgtggcaattgaggatgCTGCTCACCCAGCTGTCGGAAGGGATTTTGCAGTGGTGAGGCTTATTTCTGTACAGAGGGTCAGGGGGCCTTCCCCCAGAAAAAATGTTGTAAAATTCAATTgccggagatgcgttttggggtctcattcacagaagACGAGAAGTCGTGAGCCACCCACCTAGTACAGAGAACGCATTCAACACATTTTTGggtaaccctttcagtgctgactaatcaataccccaTAGTGGTGGcgataatttgaaatatttgaaaaattccactcTAGTGTGCTGCATAACAGGAATACCACAATagtgtctacaccgcggcgcggtgtatcgttagttactaatatttcactgtgtttgacaggtgctgccatctttcaatagagataaaaactaattaatatTGACAtaaatacaccgcagtgcggtgtactagcaaaatccatcacccaTTTATACACCCtactgtggtgtagacgcactgaaagggttaagcaaaAAAGTGGGGCGGCCCCGTTCCGACGGCTCTGCCCAGCCAGGGCGAACTTCCATTTTCTCCGCTAGTCTTCTAGTGGACGGACCTAATAACCGAAAGCACTATGATAGTTCGGTCATAAGGTATTTCACAGCgtcagccatcttggaacCGGGCCTGAATAACTTGGATTCTATTCGAGTAGAAATAATAATAGTTCTTACTTGTTCTTTATTGTTCACCAACGCAGGAGAAACGTCTTTAACAGTTCGTTCAACCAGTATTCCACCAACCAAACGATAACATTTCCTATCGCCATCTTTAATATCCTTCAGGGTATCAATTACTAGTCTGCAAAACAATAATACCCAAACATGACACTTGACCAAATGTAGTTAGTTACcaaatcgttggtggtaaggcaaaataaaaaaaaattagttgtttatcgtcttttcattgtttatttcagatcACGGATAGCGACTGGAAGTGTGGCGCCACAagcaaaacaaatacaattcaattcatagaactttattaacttaagattttaaaatcgatcTAAATACGCTCCACAACCGGAAATCCACGCTGTGTACGCTCCATAACTGAATATTGACTTTTTGTTATTCAGCGAAGGCACTTCGTCGATCGATAAATCATTTTGTTTGCTGCTATACTGTCCTACAATCGACATGAAACGGTAGCTATGGCAAACATTTTCGATTGGAACCAAAAtagaacaaaataaaaaaaaagaaagaaattggGTCGAGTATATTTCGTAGGGTCGGGCGGGGACGATAAgcaactaattttttttatttggcctaagctttttataatcggatgagcttataccaacgttagggatgacaagggccaaaacacggttgaaaaaagtaaccctcaaaaatatactttctattcacttcagtccacaattaatggattaattcacaaactaacacaggtacctttcgaaataatccaattttatgtatgtttcgagtgattaatcaccattattttgagaaattaatcaatttcccCACAAATTTCACCAGTGGCCGCCATTTCTGCATAttacatgtggcatgatagacaaagtgacctacaaggatttacatataaaacttccaaaacgaaacaacaatttttatttttgatggtttttccaacttatatttcaaatcttcgtgatttccataataaataatgcaAAGGTAAATTCTGGtttaagaaaaatgtgaataagtgttgatttcttaattttttcaatttcgtcgtttcgttaGTTTGTCTTGtggtcctggcctcagtccacacgctttcaaaatggccgccgttGAATCGACgaaaatttactctcactttacggccgatttgcacttggattaagatcg
This window harbors:
- the LOC141907153 gene encoding prefoldin subunit 2-like, producing the protein MSTAAAQKQKQVNQEAIISGFNELRQQQRALASKISELEMDCKEHELVIDTLKDIKDGDRKCYRLVGGILVERTVKDVSPALVNNKEQIGMLVTNLTKQLEAKGKELNDYREKYNIRVRGEEDDVDKKHGEDKAKSTTQGVLVQQT